The Camelina sativa cultivar DH55 chromosome 14, Cs, whole genome shotgun sequence genome includes a window with the following:
- the LOC104742352 gene encoding probable metal-nicotianamine transporter YSL8 produces MNRGDLTPDRDRQIEEHELQETRFSSELDRVKSNKNVRREYQREEEDREEVEESVEGIFESREVPSWKKQLTIRAFVVSFALSILFSFIVMKLNLTTGIIPSLNVSAGLLGFFFVKTWTKMLHKSGLLKQPFTRQENTVIQTCVVASSGIAFSGGFGTYLFAMSQRIADQSGDAFRGVKDPSLGWIIAFLFVVSFLGLFSVVPLRKIMIIDFKLPYPSGTATAHLINSFHTPQGAKLAKKQVRVLGKFFSFSFFWGFFQWFFTAGENCGFNSFPTFGLRAYQYKFYFDFSATYVGVGMICPYIINISLLLGGILSWGLMWPLIETRKGDWFPSSADSSSMSGLQAYKVFIAVAMILGDGLYNFCKVLTRTLSGLVSQIRGKAGSRTSLEREEEDPPASPLTPKISYDDQRRTRFFLKDQIPSWFAVGGYVVISAVSTAILPHMFSQLRWYYILVIYVFAPILAFCNAYGAGLTDWSLASTYGKLAIFTIGAWAGSDHGGLLAGLAACGVMMNIVSTASDLTQDFKTGYLTLSSPRAMFVSQVIGTAIGCVVSPCVFWLFYKAFDDLGLPNSEYPAPFATVYRSMAKLGVEGVSSLPRDCLVLCYAFFGVAIIINVVKDGIGNRWGRFVPLPMAMAIPFFLGPYFAIDMCVGSFILFVWERLDAPKAEAFATAVASGLICGDGIWTLPSSVLAIAGVKPPICMKFLSASTNHRVDKFLNGSS; encoded by the exons ATGAATAGGGGAGATTTAACCCCTGACAGAGATCGTCAGATTGAGGAACATGAGTTGCAAGAGACTCGTTTTAGTTCTGAATTAGACAGGGTTAAGAGTAACAAGAATGTTAGAAGAGAataccaaagagaagaagaagacagagaggAAGTGGAAGAATCTGTGGAAGGGATATTCGAAAGCAGAGAGGTTCCTTCGTGGAAGAAGCAATTAACAATTAGGGCTTTTGTGGTTAGCTTTGCGCTAAGCATTTTGTTTAGCTTCATTGTGATGAAGCTTAACCTCACTACAGGAATCATCCCTTCCCTTAATGTCTCTGCTGGTCTTTTGGGGTTCTTCTTCGTCAAGACATGGACTAAGATGCTTCACAAATCTGGTCTTTTGAAACAACCTTTTACCAGACAAGAGAACACCGTTATTCAGACTTGTGTTGTTGCTTCCTCAGGCATTGCCTTTAGCG GAGGATTTGGGACTTACCTCTTTGCAATGAGCCAACGAATAGCTGATCAATCAGGAGACGCTTTCCGTGGCGTTAAGGACCCTTCTTTGGGTTGGATTATAGCTTTCCTCTTTGTTGTCAGCTTTCTTGGCCTCTTCTCTGTTGTTCCTCTTCGAAAG ATAATGATAATAGACTTCAAACTACCATACCCAAGTGGCACTGCAACTGCTCATCTTATCAACAGTTTTCATACTCCTCAAGGGGCAAAGCTAGCTAA GAAACAAGTCCGAGTGTTGGGGAAATTCTTCTCCTTCAGCTTCTTTTGGGGTTTCTTCCAATGGTTCTTCACTGCAGGTGAAAATTGTGGGTTTAACAGCTTCCCTACTTTTGGACTCAGAGCTTACCAATATAA GTTCTACTTTGATTTTTCAGCAACATATGTGGGTGTTGGTATGATATGCCCATACATAATCAACATCTCTCTTCTATTGGGTGGAATTCTCTCTTGGGGACTTATGTGGCCTCTCATTGAAACCAGAAAAGGAGATTGGTTCCCTTCTAGTGCTGACTCTAGCAGCATGAGCGGTCTTCAAGCTTACAAG GTGTTCATAGCTGTCGCTATGATCCTAGGAGATGGTTTGTACAACTTTTGCAAGGTGTTGACCCGAACCCTTTCGGGACTAGTCTCGCAGATCCGAGGTAAAGCTGGTTCGAGAACCTCTCTTGAACGCGAAGAAGAAGACCCTCCTGCTTCCCCATTGACCCCAAAGATATCTTATGACGACCAACGCAGAACAAGGTTCTTCCTCAAAGACCAAATACCTTCTTGGTTTGCCGTTGGAGGCTATGTGGTTATATCTGCAGTATCTACAGCTATACTCCCTCACATGTTCTCTCAGCTGCGATGGTACTACATTCTGGTCATTTATGTCTTTGCTCCTATCTTAGCTTTCTGCAATGCTTATGGAGCTGGACTCACTGATTGGTCACTAGCATCAACTTATGGAAAGCTCGCCATATTTACAATTGGAGCATGGGCTGGCTCGGATCATGGAGGTCTTCTGGCAGGCTTAGCAGCTTGTGGAGTCATGATGAACATCGTATCAACAGCTTCAGACCTGACGCAGGATTTTAAGACCGGTTACCTGACATTGTCATCTCCAAGGGCCATGTTTGTGAGCCAAGTGATCGGAACAGCAATCGGCTGCGTGGTTTCGCCCTGCGTGTTCTGGCTTTTTTACAAGGCGTTTGATGATCTCGGCCTCCCAAACAGCGAATACCCTGCACCGTTTGCTACTGTGTACAGAAGTATGGCTAAACTCGGTGTTGAAGGCGTTTCATCTCTACCACGAGACTGTCTTGTGCTGTGCTACGCGTTTTTTGGTGTAGCCATAATCATTAACGTAGTAAAAGATGGTATTGGTAACAGGTGGGGAAGGTTTGTTCCTCTTCCCATGGCTATGGCTATACCGTTTTTCTTAGGGCCTTACTTTGCGATTGACATGTGTGTGGggagttttattttgtttgtctgGGAGAGGTTAGATGCGCCAAAGGCTGAAGCTTTTGCAACAGCAGTGGCTTCTGGTTTGATTTGTGGAGATGGAATCTGGACTTTGCCAAGTTCAGTGCTTGCTATAGCTGGAGTTAAACCTCCTATTTGCATGAAGTTTCTCTCAGCTTCAACTAATCATAGAGTCGACAAGTTCCTGAATGGATcctcttag
- the LOC104742351 gene encoding DNA-binding protein RHL1-like: MVRASSSKKGAAKGGDKDDAESKQRKRLKTLALDNQLLSDSQAKSNSSLKPSKQVLKHHGTDIIRKSQRKNRFLFSFPGLLAPISGATIGDLDRLSTKNPVLYLNFPQGRMKLFGTILYPKNRYLTLQFSRGGKNVLCDDYFDNMIVFSESWWIGTKEENPEEARLNFPKELAQAEQTDFDFQGGAGGAASVKTLATPETGSQPTETDSPEVEMEDVLSDDGEFLDDKIQVTPPLQLTPVRQSQRNSGKKFNFAETSPEVSSDESEGNNTSDEDEKPQLKPESSTRGREESQDGTTASASKLPTELPAKQEKPKCKDSKLVQGTVANLFKKAEEKIAGTSKAKLSSKA; this comes from the exons ATGGTACGAGCTTCATCGTCGAAGAAAGGAGCAGCCAAAGGAGGAGATAAAGACGATGCAGAGtcgaaacagaggaagagattaAAAACCCTAGCTCTCGATAACCAACTGCTCTCTGATTCTCAGGCGAAATCTAATTCATCTCTCAAACCTTCAAAGCAAGTTCTGAAACACCATGGCACCGACATCATCCGCAAGTCTCAGCGCAAAAATcgcttcctcttctccttccctGGTCTTCTCGCTCCTATCTCCGGCGCCACCATCGGCGATCTCGATCGACTGTCTACTAAAAACCCTGTCCTTTACCTCAATTTCCCCCAG GGTCGGATGAAGCTTTTTGGAACGATTTTGTATCCTAAGAACAGATACTTGACTCTCCAGTTCTCTAGAGGAGGCAAAAATGTCTTGTGTGatgattattttgataatatg ATTGTGTTCTCTGAGTCATGGTGGATTGggacaaaagaagagaatccTGAAGAAGCTCGTCTTAATTTCCCTAAAGAACTGGCTCAG GCAGAGCAAACGGATTTTGATTTCCAAGGCGGTGCTGGAGGAGCAGCTTCAGTCAAGACGCTGGCTACTCCTGAAACTGGTAGCCAACCAACAGAGACAGATTCACCTGAAGTTGAGATGGAGGATGTTTTGTCTGATGATGGAGAATTCTTAGACGATAAGATCCAAGTAACACCACCACTCCAACTAACACCAGTCCGACAGTCTCAGAGAAATTCTGGGAAGAAATTCAA CTTTGCAGAAACTTCTCCAGAGGTCTCCTCTGATGAAAGTGAAGGCAATAATACAtctgatgaagatgagaaaccTCAGTTGAAACCTGAATCTTCAACAAGAGGCCGTGAGGAATCTCAAGATGGTACTACAGCATCAGCAAGCAAGTTGCCTACAGAACTCCCGGCAAAACAGGAAAAACCAAAGTGCAAAGACAGTAAACTCGTTCAAGGTACGGTGGCTAACCTTTTCAAGAAAGCTGAGGAGAAAATAGCTGGAACTTCCAAGGCGAAATTATCCTCAAAAGCTTAA